The Tribolium castaneum strain GA2 chromosome 3, icTriCast1.1, whole genome shotgun sequence sequence ATAGGGCGCTCATTTCTCGTTAAACAAATTTCTAGAAATTTTACACACTTGCTTACTCGacgtaaaaatacaaaaaagaaacttttaatcagtaaatcaaattttaaggGACCGTCCCTTAACTCTGAAATTAGTTGTacaaattctttaaatttacTCGAAACTACTGCATGGAattacatgtttttttttttaatttaataattccaAAGAAGTATTTggaatttataatattatctTTGGAATTCATGAAATTACTGGAATTCTTTTTGGTCCGAGAATTACAATTAAGAATTACacgaattattttgaaaatagaaTTCACtgttcaatttttgaaattcaatcagaaatgcttgaaaaaattatctttggATTTATAGAACTACcgaaaatttgtgaatttcatGGTTGAGCTATAAATAAGTGGCTTCAAAAAGGTCggctaataataatatgatttATTCCGAAAAAATCCATTAGGCAAAGAATACCCCAAAAAGTTCAAGAGAATATTTATAGCTACAAGTAGATTTACTCAAGATTAAGATTAAAACATGTTAATATTAAATTCGTTGTACACTAAAACACAATTCAGACACTTACATAATAAAAGACGAgaataaaataagtttaattttttgacagttttATCTAGTTTAGAATActagtaaataatttattttgttggtaAAGTTATGCCTCTTGGTTTGCGTTTAAAAAATCGATTACTTGGTAaactaaatcaaaattttagattgTGATAAATCATAACAGTGTTTAAGGCTTAGTGAAGATATGTAGTTATTTAACTATAAACAGTTAATTAAGAATCgtagtacaaaaaaatttctgcGATCTCAttcattatcaaaataaaaactgtgtGAATGTGTCTTATCAAAGACACATTAGTAAGGCCAATAACATCTTGACAATTTTAAGTAACTGTATCgttttcgttaatttttacatgtcCTTAAGAATTCAATACTAATctctctgaaattttttgtttgctttgtGCTGACCGCATTTTAAgtagtcattttttatttcattactcttaaaattttgatgGAACAACTGCTACATCTGGCGACGCTAACGGAAATAAGACTGGACATTTTATGTGTCCTCTTGGTGCCTCCTAGTATTTAATTCTTCGTGGACTAcattaaattgcaaaatttttcaatttgaatttattttttaggcaTGTGTGGGCGCTCCTATTCGCCCCGCTTTTTGTACATGTGGCCAAACGCGCGCATCTCGGTAATGGGGGGCCGTCAAGCGGCTGGAGTTCTATCTCAAGTGCAAAGTAAAGGCAAAAACTGGACGCAAAAGGAGAAGGACGATTTTGAGGCCCCCATTATCGAGCAGTTCGAACGGGAAGGATCGCCGTATTTTAGCAGCGCTAGGCTATGGGACGACGGAGTAATTGACCCCAAAGACACAAGGAAGGTGCTAGGTTTAAGCCTGGCAGCGGCGCTAAACGCCCAACCAGAAAAAACCGAATTTGGAATTTTCCGCATGTagacatttaattaaatcacaTTTTAACAGTGTCTCGTTTTTCAATATACCTCAATTGTTTCTTCTTCATTTTCTTAATCTTACTCGTGTTTGTTATGACTTGGACTATTTCGGACTTTTTGCGGTTTTCTTCTTGGCGTTTCAGGTTTTCTCGCCGGCGTTGCTTCTTCTGTTCTTTCTCTTCGTCTTTTGCAGCTTTGATCGCGCGACTTGCGTCTTTTATCCTTTTAAGTTCTTGTCTCAAGACTTGTTTCTTTTCAAATGAACTGCGGATTCCTCTAGTTTTGATTATAGatgaaaatttctttttctCGTTCTTCCAAAAACGCCCCGACTTGGGTTTGCCTCGAATTACGTCAGGCTCTTTTGACCTTTAGGACTACATGTAGTAAAGTGCaaaccaaaatattttcaaacttacttCTTTTTTGTAGATTCACTAGTTTTTTGTACCCTACTTGCTttagtattaatttttgtcatttttcacACGTGTTTAAACGTCAACAAATTCAGATTATTTTTGAGGTTAAAACATTGTAAATAATCATGGATGCCAACAAAATCAACTTAACTTTCTTTTTCTAACACATTAGCGCGACGCTTATGACAAGTTGCTCAAGTTTGTGACACTGGTaggattatttttatcaattttatcacaatttttatttattaatcttGGTGATGGGTCtgttttaaaactaacacCTGCtcagtctttaataattaaattaattacagtttgtaatgtttttctttatttattaaaaaaatctaaattgttATTGACCGTCTTCGGTATCTTGGTTGACCTTTGCTTGTTATTCAGAGAGCCACAAGATTGATAAACTTTGGCTAATTAGGATAATTGATGAAAAAacgcaatatttaaaaaaatgagtttcaTTGTTTCCCGTCTTGCGGCTGTGCGTTCTGCAAGAAACGCTCTGGATTCGGACTTTCACTCATTCCACCACAATCTCCGCACGATATCCTTGAACGCTGACCAGTTAGCGCCCAACAaagataaaagaaaaatggtAAGAATGCACTCTCATTAAATtccaataagaaaataaacacaaatattCACAAGGCTGGGAAATTAACCGAAGAACAGCGCAAAAGCGACCTGGAACCACTGTTAAAAAATGGCTGGACTGTGGTTAACAACAGGGATGCAATTTACAAGGAATATCTCTTCAAGAATTTTAACGAGGTATGGTCGAGTTGGTTCCACACTAATTGGTACTCTAACTAGCGCACTCTTGTGGCGATATTTTGGTAACTTTAAGGTTATGTTTGTAGGCTTTTGGATTCATGACTCGTGTCGCCCTCTTGGCTGAAAAAATGGACCACCACCCGGAATGGTTCAATGTTTACAATAAAGTACAAGTCACGTTATCTTCCCATGATGTCAACGGATTAAGCAATCGTGACGTCAAGCTGGCCAATTTCATGGAACAAGCctccaaattatttaaacagtAAGATTATCGAAGCGAACTTTGAGCCATGAATAAGAGACCAAATAGCGGAATTTTGATAAGTGTGGATTCTTTTATTGATATGTTTTTGTTGTCGTAatcacaataataattaataaatgtctGAGCAGAATTTTGTtacagttaataaaaaaatatacatctTAATTAATAGTATAGCCACAGGTACAATTAATTACATTGTTGCTTGTATATGCATTCGTCACTAGTCGACGAGACCGCCAGATTGTCTggcaaattttcaaatttaaccTTTTTGTATCGATTGAACAGTAGTTCTCTCAGTTCCAAACTATGGGCGTAATCCCGAGTTTCACACACAACTTTTACCTGAAACACAAGGTGTCACACTTTCTTCAAATTTGCTTAAGAATTACCTCAACACTGAAAACATCAGAGGTGACCCAAGCCCTTTCATGTATGACGTCTTTGATGGAAACCCCAATGGAACCGATCAGTTTACATAATTCGGAAATACCTCCAGGTCTATCGCTTACAGTAACTTTACATTTGACAAGTCGGCCATCGGCTGCCAGGCCACGTTCTAAACACCGCCCCAAAATTGTGGTGTCGATGTTGCCCCCGCTCAAAATTAACACAactctgaaaatttaatttaaaattaagaaaaatcctTTAAAAAGTAATAGCGATTTACATTGCATACCGAGGAAGGAAAGATACGGATCCTCTCCCGAAGATATGAATTAATGCCCACCACGAAGCGGCAGTAATCATCTAAGGGAGGAAGAGGTTTTCCTCTTatacatttgattttttcatcagaaaatattgtttttcatcttcttaatattagtttaatattttccaCGTACGTATTTGAAgtgaagaaaataatattttctgaTGACCACTAAATATACCGATTTATTAGTGTGTACTGATAGGTGGGTGTAGTATTTTCAccaattttgaatttgtcaCTTTTTGTGATTCTgtgaaattcaaattcaaaacgtGTAGTGTTAatgatttgcaattttctttacctccgttgtttttaataaaattgtgtatttgtaattatttataatacagATTAATCGAATTACAGAGACAGGAtaagtaaaacaaaatgtttcaaTCGTCTAGTTTTTTACTCTATTGAACatcatgttttaaaaaataaaaaataaataatagtacCTTTTGTTCAGTCTCAACATAACTCTGTTTTAACGATTCTGATGATGTTCCATAAAGGAACAAAATTAGTcgattcaaacattttgttttatttattcggTTCCTGTAATACAGCCATTCTATTTTAACGGGCGGGAcactgcacaaatttttatgaacagtAGTATCAGtagaagtgattttttttctttatacgAACTTAGTACCAGTCAAACTGTTTGCAACCTACAACTGGAGccacatttgtaaaatttgaaatacgagcgggcaaaagaaatacaaattgatgacggacagGACACCAAAAAGgcctcacatttttatcgttgaacaatcgtttttaaaattttgttaatttaaaaggcactaagtgcaacaattatttatgaaataaaaggtgaaacttttgaaactaCGAAACCGAAGAACAAGGCAATGTGTAACGACTTCTGAGTAATTTACATTTCGTTTACACGACACGGAcgtgtatatttttaaaaaaatatttaggcaggttttaattattaaggACTTTAACAGTATCCaaattagacagtggaaaCTAAAAATTCTTGGTCTTGTTTAACaacataagaaataagaacaacaTTTATATGTCTGCAATAACAGACGGGACAGCAAAATCTAcgaagataaaaaagtaatattatcaattttcttgcagatttctattttctaaactTCCAGAAACTAGTAAAAcacttcaaaatttatttagcagTTGTAGTACATCAGCTGTCAACAGTATTTTATGATAtcgtaaatgtaaaaaaaagtaaatgatTATCCTCTCCCATTTTAAATcctcaacaaaaaaaacttttgttgcaaaatacattaaacaTAAGACAAACCGTGTATTATGAAAGAAActttacataataattttttgttagtaacattttaagccttctttttaatatttgaatcctagattataaacactattttaaaacacgtttcccatagcaacgtgttttcactattttaaaatacgcttcccatagcaacgtgttttaaattaaaatgttccaatgaaaaaaaattgtattacactaatgcgaaaacgcttaatgTTCTTgggtgtctaggtatgcaactcgcatacgctcgttgaataacgacagccctcgaactttaagcttgtgatTTCGCTTTCGTATTATTAACAACtatgttttgaaaatttcggtgtcaggttgcattattCCTGGAATGGCTGAATAATTGAATTAATCATCTACATCATAGTAAGGAAAGAGTAACAACTTTTCTGTAATTCTGTAAGTGAATTTGTTTCTGGTTTTATAAAGGTAAGTATAATATTCTTAtagttaattattaattcgGCTTAAATCGAAACAATTTGGTTTTGcaaaacaacaaacaaaacagtttaatgaaaaaactgaaatttggtTCGGTACTACTTTTCGCGCCAATATTTACACAAAATACACTATACACTTTATAAACTCAAACGATTCCGTTAATACTAGGTCAGCTACAAAATGGAAAAACAAGAACCAAATATTGATAAGAAAGTCCCCACCTTTTCCCCTTGAATTCATCCAGCTGTCCCGCCAAAATCGCAGCCAACCCAACAGCCCCAGCACCCTCCACGACACACTTTTCCAACTCGACCATCCTCAAGATCGCCACTGCGATCCACTCTTCTTTCACTACGACCATCTTATCGACTAGAGATTTTGCCGTCTCCCATGCGTTGTACCCAACCATTGGTACCGCCAACCCATCGGCGAGTGTCCCCTCAATAGCCGTAGACACCGGCTTTTCCGCATCCATGGCTTTGGAAAAACTTGCACACCTTTCGGATTCAACTCCCTAAAACCAATCCTAAGCCCAAATTTCATACAAGTGTGACACAAATACGATAATCTTAATTTTGGGGTTCAGTGTCTTAACGGCGACCGCCACCCCCGCCAAGAGCCCGCCCCCACCCGTGGGCACCACAATAGCGTCGATGTCTTCCACTTGCTCCAAAATTTCCAAAGCTATGGTGCCTTGGCCTGCAATAATTTGCGGATGGTCGTAactacaaaacaataaaaatgataaacatAACAACTAACAATTTCTGGTTGTGGTGGTGGTACCCGTTGATATAAGTGTAACCTTTCTCCTTCGCCATCTTAATGGCGATTTTCTTGGCTTCGGCCATATCTTTGCCCTCCATGATAACATTAGCGTTGAATTCCTTACACTTCTGGATTTTCATTATGGGGGCTATTATGGGCATGACCACCGTGACGGGGATTCCCAGGAGGTAGCCGTGGTAACAAACCGCTTGGGCATGGTTTCCGAGCGAAGCCGCAATGACTCCGTTTTGTCTGCGCTCCGGTGACAACATCAACATGGCATACCGCGCCCCCCGTTCcttaaaactaaatttacGTCGCAATTAACAATCCcctatattatttttattaccttcccgtattttgtaaaaagtcttttttcaaataaacatcCATTCCGGTTAAGTGCGACATGTGGGAGCGCTACAATTAGTTTCATTgttacattgtttttttttacttatttagtTAAATACCGGGCATGGTGTGTTGATAATCCCCGATTTGATTTTATACGCAGCCGATGTAATTTCCTCGAAAGTGACTTTGAGGGGTGAGTCCGGGTTGCAGCTGGGGTCTTCCACTAGGGCCCCATTGTTCTTGTGGCTACAAGGGTTGGGGTTGTTGGGATCGCAGCAGAAGCCAGACTCCCGCATGTCGTCCTAAAACAATAACgtataaacaataatattttgatTGATCTCACTCACTCGGCTGcagtttaactttaattgaaccatgattgattaaaaatgaacgTGTTTATTGACTGTTTTTATGTGGGTAAATAGGGCAAGTGAACTTTTCTCGCACAAATAAAGCGGATTTTTCCACATTTAGTGATGATAAAAGACTCCTGGGGTCGACTCGTTATCTCAAAACTATCCAGTCATTAATTACAGTCTATCACAGTTCTTTTTTGTGGTGATCATTAAGTGACCATCATCATTGAGGGGGATCGTGATAATGTTTTACGTATTAggttgatttttattattgagttttctcgttcaaaaaattgaaactgtTCAAGAATAAGCGATGAAAAGTGTGTTGGTGCGTTGATGAATGCATGGAGAATGGTGAagtgcatataaacaaatcaGTAAATCACTTACATTGCAGTCGGACTCTTCCGATGATGTCTCAGTTGAATACAAGTAGTTTTCCATTGTTAAATTCTCGAAACCACTAGTAGAAGATGCTATAAATAAATGACAATAACAGATATCCAAGAGCTTCCAACTTAATGACCTCAAGAAATTCAGCATGAGTAGTATATCACTTTCACTGATAAGCATATGTTTGTTGTGTTTTAcatgattttaataaaaataaaacgtggCGATTGGGAAGTGATTAAATATAGAATAACATTTCTTAGAGACTCATGCTGTTGATAAACGCTTATCGACGTTCTCCAGAAGAGATCCAAAAGTCCGAATCCTGTTATGAAtatgacgatacatttatttttatttgtttttgtattttttgttattattatctctgttataatgaatttttaatcgaTCAGTTCAAATGTAAAAGTGGTGGCGCCTTAATTTGAACCGTCCACTACTCCCAACCAAACAGCTCAAAGCGACCCAGTGTAGCCACCCGTACCGAGCAAtgtaatttcaattttgtaaGAACCTAAAAAAGCATGGCTAAAATTTTACCCCTCCGAAGCTTGGAACAAGTAAAGAAACAGAAATTCAAAGATGAGGGCGTCGTTACAATAACTTCCCTGGAACAGGTGCGAATTTATCCTTTCTGAACGAACATAACCTCTTCATGACATTTCAGATTGAAGTCGAGGAGGctgtttataaaaaactgCACGACTTAAGTTTAAGAATCAAAGTCAATCCTAATTTACCCGAATTGTTGCAAGAGAACCACAAGTGTTATCTTTTGGATTGTTTAATTTACCTTTCGTCGGGTTACCAGGTGAGTATTTGagttaggaaaaaaaataaagtttgagTTGTTTCTCAGTCGTTAGATGCGAGCCGACCATGGCTGTGCTATTGGATTTTGCACGCGTTGGCTTTAATGGGAATCAAAATCGATGAGAAACTCAAAAGTGCCATTGCAAAATTTCTAGCAAAGTAAGTTTTCTTGGGTTGATTACGGTGGTAATGGTTTTTGTAGATGCCAGAGCCCTGATGGGGGCTTTGGAGGAGGGCCTGGACATCTGGCCCATCTCGCAGCGACGTATGCGGCCGTGAATGCTTTGGTTATCTTAGGCACAGAAGAGGCTTATAATGTTATTAAGAGAGATAAGTTACAGCAATTTTTGTGGCGGATGAGGCAGCCTGATGGCTCCTTCTGTATGCATAAGGATGGCGAAATTGATATTCGTGGTGTTTATTGTGCTTTAGCCGTCGCTAGTCTTACAAATGTGTTGACGGAGGACCTAGTCAGAGGCACTTTTGAGTGGATAATTAGGTTTGATTGACTTTTGATTTTTaggggaaaaaattaattcgattTTAGTTGTCAGACTTACGAAGGGGGCTTTTCAGGCTGTCCAGGGATGGAGGCTCACGGCGGCTATGCTTTCTGCGGCTTGTCTGCACTTATCATTTTAGGGAAGGGTCATCTCTGTGATTTGCAAGCTTTATTGGTAGGTAATATAATACATattcaatattaaaaattgtaaattattaaaggGTGATTCAAGGGTGGTAAAGACGTTCAACAaagcataaaaattaatgcaatttttttctaagctgtgtatttttttgtttgtttattttttagcatcCGTATTAATTTTTGCTGTATTGTTTCCGGTATTGTCgaatttattgttgaattttctaatatctgtttaaaaactataaaaacaactGTCAATTATCATA is a genomic window containing:
- the LOC659103 gene encoding coiled-coil domain-containing protein 86 → MTKINTKASRVQKTSESTKKKSKEPDVIRGKPKSGRFWKNEKKKFSSIIKTRGIRSSFEKKQVLRQELKRIKDASRAIKAAKDEEKEQKKQRRRENLKRQEENRKKSEIVQVITNTSKIKKMKKKQLRYIEKRDTVKM
- the Pcd gene encoding pterin-4-alpha-carbinolamine dehydratase; this encodes MSFIVSRLAAVRSARNALDSDFHSFHHNLRTISLNADQLAPNKDKRKMAGKLTEEQRKSDLEPLLKNGWTVVNNRDAIYKEYLFKNFNEAFGFMTRVALLAEKMDHHPEWFNVYNKVQVTLSSHDVNGLSNRDVKLANFMEQASKLFKQ
- the Srr gene encoding L-threonine ammonia-lyase isoform X2; translated protein: MVQLKLNCSRDDMRESGFCCDPNNPNPCSHKNNGALVEDPSCNPDSPLKVTFEEITSAAYKIKSGIINTPCPRSHMSHLTGMDVYLKKDFLQNTGSFKERGARYAMLMLSPERRQNGVIAASLGNHAQAVCYHGYLLGIPVTVVMPIIAPIMKIQKCKEFNANVIMEGKDMAEAKKIAIKMAKEKGYTYINGYDHPQIIAGQGTIALEILEQVEDIDAIVVPTGGGGLLAGVAVAVKTLNPKIKIIGVESERCASFSKAMDAEKPVSTAIEGTLADGLAVPMVGYNAWETAKSLVDKMVVVKEEWIAVAILRMVELEKCVVEGAGAVGLAAILAGQLDEFKGKRVVLILSGGNIDTTILGRCLERGLAADGRLVKCKVTVSDRPGGISELCKLIGSIGVSIKDVIHERAWVTSDVFSVEVKVVCETRDYAHSLELRELLFNRYKKVKFENLPDNLAVSSTSDECIYKQQCN
- the Fntb gene encoding protein farnesyltransferase subunit beta; this translates as MAKILPLRSLEQVKKQKFKDEGVVTITSLEQIEVEEAVYKKLHDLSLRIKVNPNLPELLQENHKCYLLDCLIYLSSGYQSLDASRPWLCYWILHALALMGIKIDEKLKSAIAKFLAKCQSPDGGFGGGPGHLAHLAATYAAVNALVILGTEEAYNVIKRDKLQQFLWRMRQPDGSFCMHKDGEIDIRGVYCALAVASLTNVLTEDLVRGTFEWIISCQTYEGGFSGCPGMEAHGGYAFCGLSALIILGKGHLCDLQALLRWTANRQMRLEGGFQGRTNKLVDGCYSFWQGAAFPLIYSLLAEDGFEVKNHLFDERALQEYILTCCQHPQGGLLDKPGKHRDIYHTSYTLSGLSVAQHFMNDIHILGDPDNEVCCTHPVYNIRPDHVRKAMIFFNNLGVPSNHNVST
- the Srr gene encoding L-threonine ammonia-lyase isoform X1, producing MLISESDILLMLNFLRSLSWKLLDICYCHLFIASSTSGFENLTMENYLYSTETSSEESDCNDDMRESGFCCDPNNPNPCSHKNNGALVEDPSCNPDSPLKVTFEEITSAAYKIKSGIINTPCPRSHMSHLTGMDVYLKKDFLQNTGSFKERGARYAMLMLSPERRQNGVIAASLGNHAQAVCYHGYLLGIPVTVVMPIIAPIMKIQKCKEFNANVIMEGKDMAEAKKIAIKMAKEKGYTYINGYDHPQIIAGQGTIALEILEQVEDIDAIVVPTGGGGLLAGVAVAVKTLNPKIKIIGVESERCASFSKAMDAEKPVSTAIEGTLADGLAVPMVGYNAWETAKSLVDKMVVVKEEWIAVAILRMVELEKCVVEGAGAVGLAAILAGQLDEFKGKRVVLILSGGNIDTTILGRCLERGLAADGRLVKCKVTVSDRPGGISELCKLIGSIGVSIKDVIHERAWVTSDVFSVEVKVVCETRDYAHSLELRELLFNRYKKVKFENLPDNLAVSSTSDECIYKQQCN